In Alkalihalobacillus sp. FSL W8-0930, a single window of DNA contains:
- a CDS encoding glutamate synthase subunit beta → MGKPTGFIEYKRENPIKKDPFQRTKNWKEFTILTPDPVLQEQASRCMDCGIPFCQAGTSMVGSGEIGCPVYNLIPEWNDLVYRGKWKEALTRLHKTNNFPEFTGRVCPAPCEGSCTVAISDEAVTIKNIEFSIVEKGFQEGWIIPEPPAKRTGKRVAVVGSGPAGLAAAAQLNKAGHLVTVFEREDRIGGLLTYGIPDVKLANHIVERRVDILRKEGIEFKTNIEIGKDLTTKEMEQQFDATILCTGATKPRNVGIEGRELKGIEYAMDFLTSNTKSLLNSNLEDGNYISAKDKHVIVIGGGDTGADCITTSVRHGAKSITQFDINKMKSEVRTDDNQWPMFPIVHQSEDAHKEAKAVYGEDPRAYQVNTTRFEGDENGHVTALHTISVTTSIDENGVKTRHPIEGTEKVWKADLILLAVGFTGPEEEIIQSMKLKTTKQSNIDAEYGHYETSKKGVFAAGDNRRGQSLVVWAIHEGREAARECDRYLMGSSNLP, encoded by the coding sequence ATGGGGAAGCCAACAGGTTTCATAGAATATAAAAGAGAGAATCCGATAAAAAAAGATCCTTTTCAACGCACTAAAAATTGGAAAGAGTTCACCATTTTAACGCCTGATCCCGTTCTTCAAGAGCAAGCGTCAAGATGTATGGATTGTGGAATCCCATTTTGCCAGGCGGGGACCTCTATGGTTGGCTCAGGTGAAATTGGCTGTCCGGTGTACAATTTAATTCCAGAGTGGAATGATCTTGTTTATCGTGGAAAATGGAAAGAGGCGCTCACGCGTTTGCATAAAACAAACAATTTTCCTGAATTTACAGGAAGAGTCTGTCCGGCTCCGTGCGAAGGTTCCTGTACGGTTGCAATTAGTGATGAAGCTGTTACAATTAAAAACATAGAGTTTAGTATAGTTGAAAAAGGGTTCCAAGAAGGCTGGATCATTCCAGAACCACCTGCAAAACGTACAGGTAAAAGAGTAGCTGTTGTAGGATCAGGTCCAGCGGGACTAGCAGCAGCGGCTCAATTAAATAAAGCGGGTCACTTAGTGACTGTGTTTGAGCGTGAAGACCGAATTGGAGGCTTATTAACGTACGGAATACCGGATGTTAAGCTAGCAAACCATATTGTTGAACGACGCGTAGATATTCTTCGTAAAGAAGGTATTGAGTTTAAAACAAATATTGAAATTGGTAAAGATCTTACAACAAAGGAAATGGAACAGCAGTTTGATGCTACCATCCTTTGTACTGGTGCAACAAAACCAAGAAATGTAGGGATTGAAGGACGCGAGCTTAAAGGAATTGAATATGCGATGGACTTTTTAACGAGCAATACAAAAAGTCTCTTAAACTCAAATCTAGAAGATGGTAACTATATTTCTGCTAAAGACAAGCATGTCATTGTCATCGGTGGTGGAGATACAGGTGCTGATTGTATTACTACTTCTGTAAGACATGGTGCTAAATCGATTACACAATTTGACATTAATAAAATGAAGTCAGAAGTACGTACGGATGATAACCAATGGCCAATGTTTCCGATTGTTCATCAAAGTGAAGATGCCCATAAAGAAGCAAAAGCCGTTTATGGTGAGGATCCACGTGCTTATCAAGTAAATACAACAAGATTTGAAGGTGACGAAAACGGTCATGTGACAGCATTACACACGATTTCTGTTACTACTTCAATCGATGAGAATGGTGTGAAAACACGTCATCCAATTGAAGGAACTGAGAAAGTATGGAAAGCTGATCTTATTTTATTGGCTGTTGGTTTTACAGGACCTGAAGAAGAAATCATTCAATCTATGAAACTTAAAACAACCAAACAATCTAATATTGATGCTGAATACGGTCATTATGAAACAAGTAAAAAAGGAGTCTTTGCAGCAGGCGATAATCGTCGAGGGCAAAGTCTTGTTGTATGGGCAATACATGAAGGAAGAGAAGCAGCTAGGGAATGTGACCGTTACCTGATGGGTTCGTCTAACCTTCCGTAA
- a CDS encoding YpjP family protein, producing the protein MLGWMKHFFLVASALMTFGLSDYEQTSHTLPLFSSEKSDTGPQAAKSFVYKINEHDYSLFHSVFPSDVHDYIHRDEEHAKQLAKQFTEQAKQQSYLKFGSTIEGRISPLFEGTVLTAFEEALSQRMASLSVEEQEHLQVTNHPSSGRGEKIVHVFSLKTGEDLIRFHVRRDQPPKQGHWFNFHYHVASDNYEHHYPLASIYWGKDVPPLWKA; encoded by the coding sequence GTGCTGGGATGGATGAAGCATTTTTTTCTCGTAGCGTCTGCGTTAATGACTTTTGGACTCTCGGATTATGAACAAACGTCACACACACTTCCTCTTTTTTCATCTGAGAAAAGTGATACGGGTCCTCAAGCTGCAAAGTCATTTGTTTACAAAATTAACGAGCATGATTATAGTTTATTTCACTCCGTATTCCCTTCAGATGTGCATGATTATATCCATCGGGATGAGGAACATGCAAAACAATTAGCTAAACAATTTACTGAGCAAGCGAAACAGCAAAGTTACCTGAAATTCGGTTCAACGATAGAGGGTAGAATCAGCCCTCTGTTTGAAGGAACTGTGTTAACTGCCTTTGAAGAAGCTTTGTCTCAACGTATGGCGTCATTATCAGTTGAGGAGCAAGAGCATCTACAAGTGACCAATCATCCCTCTTCGGGCCGTGGAGAAAAGATTGTACATGTATTTTCGTTAAAGACAGGCGAAGACCTTATACGTTTTCATGTTAGGCGGGATCAGCCACCTAAACAAGGACATTGGTTTAATTTTCATTATCATGTAGCATCAGATAATTATGAGCATCACTATCCTCTGGCTTCGATATATTGGGGAAAAGACGTTCCTCCATTATGGAAAGCATAA
- a CDS encoding kinase-associated lipoprotein B, giving the protein MSLERTVYKTGKYVCERLETDESNRKALVKVRAVLKHPTQGDLHNPKQVDVPLFHERKALAEFEKTWVPLSTLRPYEEECPAYLASLKQAWNAQYEQLEEDGSDWAKKSQRNLIELRNEYRFS; this is encoded by the coding sequence ATGTCACTCGAGCGCACGGTATACAAAACAGGGAAATATGTCTGTGAACGTTTAGAAACGGACGAGTCTAACCGTAAAGCATTAGTAAAAGTACGTGCCGTATTAAAGCACCCTACACAAGGGGATTTACACAACCCGAAACAAGTGGATGTTCCTTTGTTTCATGAACGCAAGGCACTAGCAGAGTTTGAAAAAACGTGGGTGCCGCTTTCCACCTTACGTCCGTATGAAGAAGAGTGTCCCGCATATCTTGCTTCATTAAAACAAGCTTGGAATGCACAATATGAACAGTTAGAAGAGGACGGCTCTGATTGGGCGAAAAAGAGTCAACGAAATTTAATCGAATTACGAAACGAGTACCGCTTTTCCTAA
- a CDS encoding DMT family transporter, giving the protein MKETGKQGLLIHYLLVMVATLLWGVNIVCLKILVTSFTPVTMTAFRIGTAGLVLFVALVFIRKAKKLSRLEWGYVIAGGGLGVFAHHLFLAFGLQSVQASTAVLLLGLVPVATAICSILFLKESFTKWTFLGIGLAFLGVLFVQGGIGQFGTGSVYILIAVLVQAVSFLFIRKASETMNPLQVTTFTLLIGAIVLFICSFTLEPSGFDRFTSGSPALYAIFFFSAICSTAAGQLLFNASISRIGASKSAIFLNFVPFFGVVCSAIFLNESIFWYQWCGFVLIVAGVFFGTGYIEQLKYTTKKDRQAKSRSSLS; this is encoded by the coding sequence ATGAAAGAAACAGGGAAGCAAGGACTTTTGATCCATTATCTGTTGGTGATGGTTGCCACCTTATTATGGGGTGTAAACATCGTTTGTTTGAAAATTCTCGTTACATCATTTACGCCTGTAACCATGACAGCATTTCGAATAGGCACAGCTGGGTTGGTCTTGTTCGTAGCGCTTGTTTTTATAAGAAAAGCTAAGAAATTAAGTCGGCTTGAGTGGGGATATGTGATAGCTGGTGGTGGCTTAGGTGTTTTTGCACACCATTTATTTTTAGCCTTTGGACTTCAGAGCGTACAAGCTTCGACTGCTGTATTATTGTTAGGCCTTGTACCAGTCGCTACAGCCATTTGTAGCATTCTCTTTTTAAAAGAGTCATTTACCAAATGGACGTTCCTTGGGATTGGGTTAGCCTTTTTAGGTGTGCTATTTGTCCAAGGAGGAATTGGTCAGTTTGGAACTGGATCGGTATATATTTTAATTGCTGTTCTCGTTCAAGCGGTCAGTTTTCTTTTTATCCGTAAGGCTTCAGAAACCATGAACCCACTTCAAGTTACTACATTTACATTGTTAATTGGAGCGATCGTTCTCTTTATTTGTAGCTTTACATTAGAGCCAAGTGGCTTTGACCGTTTTACTTCGGGCTCACCAGCCTTATATGCCATCTTCTTCTTCTCAGCCATTTGTTCAACGGCTGCTGGTCAACTTCTGTTTAATGCATCCATTAGTCGAATCGGAGCTAGTAAAAGCGCGATCTTCTTAAATTTTGTCCCGTTCTTTGGCGTCGTTTGTTCAGCGATTTTTTTAAATGAATCCATCTTCTGGTATCAGTGGTGTGGCTTTGTTCTCATTGTAGCAGGAGTATTTTTCGGTACAGGTTACATAGAGCAATTAAAGTACACAACAAAAAAAGATAGACAGGCAAAAAGTCGATCATCTTTATCATAA
- the dapA gene encoding 4-hydroxy-tetrahydrodipicolinate synthase: protein MNFGKVITAMITPFNEFGQVDVEATERLIEHLIENGSDALVVGGTTGESPTLTTEEKKLVFKTTVKAVNGRVPVIAGTGSNNTQASIDLTNEAATIGVDAVMLVAPYYNRPSQEGLYQHFKTIAESTNLPVMLYNVPGRSAITIDVETTLRLAQIPNIVSMKEASEDLDAMALLIDQAPAGFTVYSGDDSLTLPVLAIGGAGVVSVASHIFGKEMQQMATLFEAGKVQAAARMHRQLLPGMKALFAAPNPVPVKAALQMYHIKTGSVRLPLLPLTAEQEQSLRDTLEPIWSATIVS from the coding sequence ATGAATTTTGGAAAAGTAATAACAGCAATGATTACACCGTTTAATGAGTTTGGACAAGTAGACGTTGAAGCGACTGAACGTTTAATAGAGCATTTGATTGAAAATGGTTCAGATGCGCTTGTTGTTGGTGGCACAACTGGAGAATCTCCAACGTTAACAACTGAAGAAAAGAAACTTGTCTTTAAAACAACTGTGAAGGCAGTAAATGGACGAGTTCCGGTCATAGCAGGTACCGGTTCAAATAACACACAAGCTTCCATTGATTTAACGAACGAAGCAGCTACAATTGGTGTAGATGCCGTGATGCTTGTAGCACCTTATTATAACCGCCCAAGTCAAGAAGGGTTGTACCAGCATTTTAAAACAATTGCTGAATCAACCAACTTACCAGTTATGCTTTATAACGTGCCTGGACGTTCAGCTATTACCATTGATGTTGAAACAACATTAAGACTTGCACAAATCCCAAATATTGTTTCTATGAAAGAAGCAAGTGAAGATTTAGATGCAATGGCCTTATTAATTGATCAAGCACCAGCAGGTTTTACGGTGTATAGTGGAGATGATAGTTTAACGCTCCCTGTTCTTGCAATTGGAGGAGCGGGAGTTGTATCTGTCGCTTCCCACATTTTCGGGAAAGAAATGCAGCAAATGGCTACTCTATTTGAGGCTGGAAAAGTACAAGCTGCTGCGAGAATGCATCGTCAGCTCCTCCCGGGAATGAAAGCTTTATTTGCTGCACCGAACCCAGTGCCTGTTAAAGCAGCGCTTCAAATGTACCACATTAAAACTGGGTCTGTGCGACTACCACTATTGCCACTTACAGCAGAACAAGAACAATCGTTACGCGATACGCTTGAGCCTATCTGGAGTGCAACCATTGTAAGCTAA
- a CDS encoding aspartyl-phosphate phosphatase Spo0E family protein, which translates to MKYQEIELKRRQMFILAEKYGMSSERTIRCSQELDLLLNDIQHRLSPDGPTSVR; encoded by the coding sequence ATGAAGTATCAAGAGATTGAATTAAAACGTCGTCAAATGTTTATATTAGCTGAAAAATATGGCATGTCGTCGGAACGTACGATACGATGTAGTCAGGAGTTGGATTTACTCTTAAACGATATCCAACATAGACTCTCACCAGATGGTCCCACCTCCGTCCGCTGA